The following are encoded together in the Triticum dicoccoides isolate Atlit2015 ecotype Zavitan chromosome 6B, WEW_v2.0, whole genome shotgun sequence genome:
- the LOC119324307 gene encoding FCS-Like Zinc finger 2-like — protein MEDFYYFPSSLETSEIVHRGFLPVVHSSPRNRGSASPRPRRGFRDDASELGHHYLDACFRCGRTLAGNKDIFMYRGDTPFCSEECRQQQIDTDEAAEKRSKNSAAATTTEQQSQRQSSHRVPVWAR, from the exons ATGGAGGACTTCTACTACTTCCCCAGCTCCTTGGAGACCTCTGAAATTGTCCACAGAGGGTTCCTCCCCGTCGTGCACTCCTCCCCCCGCAACCGGGGCTCTGCGTCGCCGAGGCCCCGGCGCGGGTTCCGTGACGACGCCAGCGAGCTCGGCCACCACTACCTCGATGCCTGCTTCCGGTGCGGGCGGACACTCGCTGGAAACAAGGACATCTTCATGTACAG AGGCGACACCCCGTTCTGCAGCGAGGAGTGCCGgcagcagcagatcgacaccgACGAGGCGGCGGAGAAGAGATCCAAGAACTCCGCGGCCGCGACGACGACAGAGCAGCAGTCGCAGCGGCAGAGCTCGCACAGAGTGCCCGTCTGGGCTCGGTAG